In Streptococcus sp. SN-1, a single genomic region encodes these proteins:
- a CDS encoding YhcH/YjgK/YiaL family protein: protein MIFDDLKNISFYKGIHPNLDKAIDYLYEHRKDSFELGKYDIDGDKVFLVVQENVLNKAENDQFEHHKNYADLHLLVEGHEYSSYGSRIKDEAVAFDETSDIGFVHCHEHYPLLLGYHNFAIFFPGEPHQPNGYAGMEDQVRKYLFKILID, encoded by the coding sequence ATGATTTTTGACGATTTGAAAAATATTAGCTTCTATAAAGGGATTCATCCCAATCTTGACAAGGCAATTGATTATCTTTATGAACATCGTAAAGATTCATTCGAGTTAGGAAAATATGATATTGATGGTGACAAGGTCTTTCTAGTTGTTCAAGAAAATGTCCTAAATAAAGCTGAAAATGACCAGTTTGAACATCACAAGAACTATGCAGACTTGCATTTGTTGGTAGAAGGGCATGAATATTCGAGCTACGGTTCACGTATCAAAGATGAAGCAGTAGCATTTGACGAAACAAGTGATATTGGTTTTGTCCATTGTCATGAACATTACCCACTCTTGTTGGGTTATCACAATTTTGCAATTTTCTTCCCAGGTGAACCACATCAACCAAATGGCTATGCAGGTATGGAAGATCAAGTTCGCAAGTATTTGTTTAAAATTTTGATTGATTAG
- a CDS encoding carbohydrate ABC transporter permease, with protein sequence MQSTEKKPLTAFTVISTIILLLLTVLFIFPFYWILTGAFKSQPDTIVIPPQWFPKMPTMENFQQLMVQNPAMQWMWNSVFISLVTMFLVCATSSLAGYVLAKKRFYGQRILFAIFIAAMALPKQVVLVPLVRIVNFMGIHDTLWAVILPLIGWPFGVFLMKQFSENIPTELLESAKIDGCGEIRTFWSVAFPIVKPGFAALAIFTFINTWNDYFMQLVMLTSRNNLTISLGVATMQAEMATNYGLIMAGAALAAVPIVTVFLVFQKSFTQGITMGAVKG encoded by the coding sequence ATGCAATCTACAGAAAAAAAACCATTAACAGCCTTTACTGTTATTTCAACAATCATTTTGCTCTTGTTGACTGTGCTGTTCATCTTTCCATTCTACTGGATTTTGACAGGGGCATTCAAATCACAACCTGATACAATCGTTATTCCACCACAATGGTTCCCTAAAATGCCAACCATGGAAAACTTCCAACAACTCATGGTGCAAAACCCTGCTATGCAATGGATGTGGAACTCAGTATTTATCTCATTGGTAACTATGTTCTTAGTCTGTGCAACTTCATCTCTAGCAGGTTATGTATTGGCTAAAAAACGTTTCTATGGTCAACGTATCCTCTTTGCAATCTTTATTGCTGCCATGGCTCTTCCAAAACAAGTTGTCCTTGTACCATTGGTACGTATCGTCAACTTCATGGGAATCCACGATACTCTCTGGGCAGTTATCTTGCCTTTGATTGGATGGCCATTTGGGGTTTTCCTTATGAAACAATTTAGTGAAAATATTCCAACAGAATTGCTTGAATCAGCTAAAATCGATGGTTGTGGTGAGATTCGTACTTTCTGGAGTGTAGCCTTCCCAATTGTAAAACCAGGGTTTGCGGCTCTTGCAATCTTTACCTTCATCAATACTTGGAACGACTACTTTATGCAGTTGGTAATGTTGACTTCACGTAACAATTTGACTATTTCACTTGGGGTTGCGACCATGCAAGCCGAAATGGCAACCAACTATGGTTTAATCATGGCAGGGGCAGCTCTTGCTGCTGTGCCAATCGTAACAGTCTTCTTAGTCTTCCAAAAATCCTTCACACAGGGTATTACTATGGGAGCTGTTAAAGGATAA
- a CDS encoding carbohydrate ABC transporter permease has product MRETVISYAFLAPVLFFFVVFVLAPMIMGFITSFFNYSMTSFQFVGLDNYIRMFKDPVFTKSLINTVILVIGSVPVVVLFSLFVASQTYHQNAIARSFYRFVFFLPVVTGSVAVTVVWKWIYDPLSGILNFVLKSSHIITQNISWLGDKHWALMAIMIILLTTSVGQPIILYIAAMGNIDNSLVEAARVDGATEFQVFWKIKWPSLLPTTLYIAIITTINSFQCFALIQLLTSGGPNYSTSTLMYYLYEKAFQLTEYGYANTIGVFLAVMIAIVSFVQFKVLGNDVEY; this is encoded by the coding sequence ATGAGAGAAACCGTTATTTCTTATGCTTTCCTAGCGCCAGTTTTATTCTTCTTTGTTGTCTTTGTTTTAGCACCAATGATTATGGGCTTCATCACAAGTTTCTTTAACTACTCTATGACTAGTTTCCAATTTGTGGGCTTAGATAACTATATCCGTATGTTTAAAGATCCTGTCTTCACAAAATCTCTGATTAATACAGTTATTTTGGTTATTGGATCAGTTCCTGTAGTTGTTCTCTTCTCGCTCTTTGTAGCGTCACAGACCTACCATCAAAATGCTATCGCTAGATCCTTCTATCGTTTCGTATTCTTCCTTCCAGTTGTTACAGGTAGTGTTGCCGTAACAGTTGTATGGAAATGGATCTATGATCCACTATCAGGTATCTTGAACTTTGTGCTTAAATCAAGTCATATCATTACTCAAAACATTTCATGGCTTGGTGATAAGCACTGGGCATTGATGGCGATTATGATTATCCTCTTGACAACTTCAGTTGGTCAACCGATTATCCTCTACATCGCTGCTATGGGTAATATTGACAATTCATTGGTTGAAGCTGCCCGCGTTGATGGTGCAACTGAGTTTCAAGTTTTCTGGAAGATTAAATGGCCAAGCCTTCTTCCAACAACTCTTTATATCGCAATCATCACAACAATTAACTCATTCCAATGTTTCGCCTTGATTCAGCTTTTGACATCTGGTGGTCCAAACTACTCTACAAGTACCTTGATGTACTACCTATACGAAAAAGCCTTCCAATTGACAGAGTATGGCTATGCCAACACAATTGGTGTCTTCTTGGCAGTTATGATTGCTATCGTAAGTTTTGTTCAATTTAAAGTACTCGGAAACGACGTAGAATACTAA
- a CDS encoding YesL family protein has product MSQKGRSLIKAAFDTDNFLMRISEKVLDIVTVNLLFVVTCLPVVTIGVAKISLYQTMFEVKQSRRVPVFRTYLRVFRQNLKLGFQLGMLELGIVFLTLSDLYLFWGQTALPFQLVKAICLGILIFLTIVMLASYPIAARYALSWKEILQKGLMLASFNAPWFILMIVIIFLILMILYLSAFTLLLGGSAFILFGFGLLVFLQVGVMEKLFAKYE; this is encoded by the coding sequence ATGTCACAAAAAGGAAGAAGTCTCATCAAGGCTGCATTTGATACAGATAATTTTCTAATGCGAATTAGTGAGAAGGTTTTAGATATTGTAACAGTCAATCTTCTCTTTGTAGTAACTTGTTTACCAGTCGTAACGATTGGAGTAGCCAAAATTAGTCTCTATCAGACGATGTTTGAAGTCAAGCAAAGTAGACGTGTTCCAGTTTTTAGAACCTATCTAAGAGTTTTCAGACAAAATCTGAAACTAGGTTTTCAGTTGGGGATGTTAGAATTAGGAATTGTATTTCTTACTCTTTCAGATCTCTATCTTTTCTGGGGTCAAACAGCTCTGCCCTTCCAATTGGTAAAAGCCATTTGTTTAGGGATTCTGATTTTCCTTACCATTGTGATGTTGGCTAGTTACCCGATTGCGGCGCGTTATGCCCTATCTTGGAAAGAAATTCTTCAAAAAGGACTGATGTTGGCTAGCTTTAATGCACCGTGGTTTATCTTGATGATTGTAATTATCTTTTTGATTTTGATGATTCTATATCTATCAGCCTTTACCCTTCTATTGGGAGGATCTGCTTTTATTCTCTTTGGTTTTGGACTTCTTGTTTTTTTACAAGTAGGGGTGATGGAAAAGCTATTTGCTAAGTATGAATAA